The genomic interval CTTGGTACCGGAGCTCTTCTTGGCACCGGTCAGCCATGCCGCCACCACGTCGTCATCGAATAGATACAGCGGCGAAGAGCCATCCAGCTGCACAATCCAGTTGTACATCTTGTACAGCTCGGTGGTCGGCGGGCCGTCGGCGTCTGTCCACCACGTGTCGTACAAGTACTCGACGCCTTTCGGGTCATGGAAGTAATACGGCATGATGAACGACGCAGGGAAAGTGTTGTCGTTGTACACGGCCAACACATCGTGCTTTTTCACAAAGTAGCCGTAGCTGCCATGGATAGACTCGGCCTCCAGGCCATTCTTGTCCTTGGCCCAGAAGTAGTACTCCACCACGTCACCCGGGCCGATAATGCCGCCTGGCACCACGCCTTCCCAAGTCCCATTCGCGTCGGTGCCCTCTACCAGCGTCATAGCCACGGACGAGAAAGCGCCGCCGTTGACGTTGTAGTAGAGTTTCGCCTCGGCAATGCCCGCCTTGGCCGGGTCAGAGGCGTCGAGGTCCTCCATGTGGGCACGCAGCGGCCGCGGGTCGGCATTCAGCACCGAGCCGTAAGGTTCGTACTCGATCTTAGGCGGCGTATTCTCATAGAACTCCACCTCGAGGTAGAAGATCCAGCCGTAGTGGCGGATGTGCCAGCCACCCTTGCCCGAGGTGCCGCCACCGGCATAGTACTTCAACCCACGCCACTCCGGAAGGGCAGTGGCGTCGCCGCTGGCAGTGCCGAAGTTCTGGCCGGCAGTGCCAAAGGGGGCATAGCAGACGTAGAAGGGGTCATGGCCCATATCCGGCTCAAAGCCTAACCAGATCATCGGCGTCCACACCCACTCGTTGCGCACCGCGGTCACCGGGAAGTCGCCCCAGATGATCTCGCCCAATGGCGGCTGGCCCCAGGAGCTGCCGCACCAGTTGCCGGTAGTGCAGCCCAAGGGGTGGCTCGCCCAGCGGCCAACCCAGCCCTTACCGTCCACGCTGTCCTTCGGCCAGGTGCGGATGTCGGCAGCCGCCTTGGTCACGAACAGGTTGAACCCGTCGTTAAACTGGCCCGACCACTCATTGGTCTTGATAGCGATGGACTTGAGGTAGTACGCGGCCGTCGGCTCCTGGAAAAACTGCGCCATCGTGTCGCCCGGCGCGGCACCAAAGTTCACCGTCTCTGCCAAAGGCGGCGCAATGGTGTCAATGATGCCGGCGAACTTGCTCAAGGGGCTGGGCGTCAGCAGCCGATCGACTGCGCCGTTGTTCAGGTCCTTCTTCGTGGCGTAGATAATGGCATCCTCGTCCACGCCCCGGTACGGCTTCAGCAGGGTGATGCGGCTATCGCTCGCCAACACCGCCGAGGCCGCCAACAACAAAACCGTGGTAACTACGAGGGCTTTTCGCATGTGCAAACCTCCTCAGTGAG from candidate division KSB1 bacterium carries:
- a CDS encoding T9SS type A sorting domain-containing protein, yielding MRKALVVTTVLLLAASAVLASDSRITLLKPYRGVDEDAIIYATKKDLNNGAVDRLLTPSPLSKFAGIIDTIAPPLAETVNFGAAPGDTMAQFFQEPTAAYYLKSIAIKTNEWSGQFNDGFNLFVTKAAADIRTWPKDSVDGKGWVGRWASHPLGCTTGNWCGSSWGQPPLGEIIWGDFPVTAVRNEWVWTPMIWLGFEPDMGHDPFYVCYAPFGTAGQNFGTASGDATALPEWRGLKYYAGGGTSGKGGWHIRHYGWIFYLEVEFYENTPPKIEYEPYGSVLNADPRPLRAHMEDLDASDPAKAGIAEAKLYYNVNGGAFSSVAMTLVEGTDANGTWEGVVPGGIIGPGDVVEYYFWAKDKNGLEAESIHGSYGYFVKKHDVLAVYNDNTFPASFIMPYYFHDPKGVEYLYDTWWTDADGPPTTELYKMYNWIVQLDGSSPLYLFDDDVVAAWLTGAKKSSGTKGYFWSSQEWAYGKGGGVDLNFAAGQIQYDYFGIGTIVSDIQPYNQNAHPLNATDHPIVKDIKDFCADSLQLYYDSYYELGFANWNDAITATNPAATVLFADSADANNVMGLYNFYNNVHTVFLTFDQLALNTGKAKYHWIPIDVSNPMVEALKHFGAPSAVRTGETVPVEYALHQNYPNPFNPTTTVKFAVAKPGNVTIAVYNMLGQKVATLVNGYHQAGTYAATWDATGMASGVYFYKIEAGDFTAVKKMTLLR